In a single window of the Melanotaenia boesemani isolate fMelBoe1 chromosome 22, fMelBoe1.pri, whole genome shotgun sequence genome:
- the LOC121633509 gene encoding uncharacterized protein LOC121633509: MVFLLSCSLFFIKKKPITSTKTTSPQASVAPTTERKTGSNSDFLLASLISAAVASAALLITTVMIIRWRKTKGNKTQMDDGAELSFNSAGTRSGPETSQDMADPADVVHYASINPTSTTSSGARVHSKDHDEHRVTYSTVKAPAAASTNPTHLYATIQEYR; this comes from the exons ATGGTGTTTTTACTATCCTgttcattatttttcattaaaaaaaaaccaataacttcaacaaaaacaacatcccCACAAGCATCAGTCGCACCAACAACTGAGAGAAAAACTGGATCAAACTCAG ATTTTCTTCTGGCATCACTGATCAGTGCAGCTGTTGCTTCAGCAGCTCTCTTAATAACTACAGTGATGATCATCAGATGGAGGAAAACTAAAG GAAATAAAACTCAGATGGATGATGGAGCT GAGTTGAGCTTCAACTCTGCAGGGACTCGGTCTGGTCCAGAAACCAGTCAGGACATG GCTGATCCTGCAGATGTTGTTCACTACGCCTCCATCAACCCCACCAGCACCACCAGCTCTGGGGCCCGG GTTCACAGTAAAGACCATGATGAACACAGAGTGACCTACAGCACTGTTAAAGCTCCTGCTGCAGCCTCCACTAATCCCACCCACCTCTACGCTACTATCCAAGAATACAGATGA